atTCATAGTGGATTAGCACCCACCCCCAAAGACCTCagtttaattacctctttaaagaccatattttcaaacacatgaattttgggagacaCTATTCAGTTTATAACACAGgctgtaattgttttatttaagcaGAGGGATATGAGGAAGACAGTTCTATTTGGTACTGTTAAAAGCTGCTGATTAAATTTGAAGATTAATTGGCTGTATTAAGCAGTTCATGAATTAGCAGCTTCCCATTTAGCCACTAGAAGGGAGCTCCCGGCTTTGTCTAAAATGGAATGCTTTTATAGaaaagaagggtggggcaaggaaGCTATTAaaaaaggtttgtttttaaaccagGACTTGGTAAGATTTTTTATCATGCATGTTGCCTCTTTCTCTgggaggggatggagagggcccaTGTGACAGATTACCTTGCTGGTGCTTGGCCAGAAAACTTGACTAGTTGATTAAAATGATTTCTGGAATAGGTTGCTACAGTACTTAGGTCAGGTATCCTGGGCTTTATTTAGTacaagtgatgccattttgggctTCTGGCCTGTTTAACAGCACCTTGAAGAATTGTTGCCATAGAATACATTTTAACCCTTTGTCTTCTATAGATTTTAAcattctgccttaaaaaaatttttttgtgtgtgtggcaaaatacacataacatgaaatttgtTGCTAGTCTgcacccctccctctccccctacccccccaGCACGCAGACACCCAACAAAAGGAATACCTCTCTAGGCAAGGAGGGTCCCTCCTGCTAAGTAGTTTCCCTGAGACATTGTTCTCTTTCCTTGCATGTGTCAATGCCTTCACCCTTTGTCTTAGGAAACAGAGGGTTCAAGATAAAGATGAACACATATTGTGGTTTATGTTGTCTTTACATATTAAGTTTCtaataatctaaaaaaataagccctaatggggTATGCTACTTTTTAGTTTGCTGTGGCTGAACCAAGGAAGAAGGCATATGCAGATTTCTACAGAAATTATGATTCCATGAAAGATTTTGAGGAGATGCGGAAGGCTGGTATCTTTCAGAGTGCAAAGTGATTTCGGAGTGTAAAGGTAATATTATTTGAAGTTactgtttaaaaactttttttgtggtaaaacacaaaatttaccattgtaactatttttaaatgtatagttcagtaattaagtacagagggtgccaaaaaaatgtatacacattttaaggaaaaaaactattaaaattgtaatactcagtataagCCGAttgcaaaagatgaatacaagtcacaaatgctattgcaagaggtgctccaagtggttaccattgTTCCGGATACCAGGACCGGGAAGAACCCAagtggcactcagagagttaggaaggtcaactttattacgccggcgggctcagcgggatccttcccaaaagactgagccctagcaaggttttgagcaggtttttatgggttggggacttcctttaGTCGGGGAAGGGgcaggtgtcatctggtgattggctcggggtgtggcttggagggggttatgtggaagtggctggggcttaggctgggacttctctctccgctcCGGCCACCATTTTAGGTTAGTTTCCCCATCACCATTAACGTCTAGACACTTCTGGTTACCGTGAACTAtcacttgagcaacgttgaccaaagtgttcataTTTTTCTGGTACCCCTGGTATAATCACATTGTTGgacaaccaatctccagaactctttatCTTGCAGCATtgaaactctgcacccattaaacaactccctaTTCCTGGCAACCACATTCTGCATCATATCGTATTTATCttcttgtgactggcttgtttcatttaaagtaatgtcctcaagattcatcttGTTGCagcatgtcagaatttcctttttaaggctaaatgtTGCAGtttatgtgtataccacattttgtttattcattgcttccatcttttgactattgtgaataatgatgctatgacgtttgtaaatatctctttgagaccttgctttcaatatttttgagTAAATACTCAAGTGGAGTTGCTAgatcatatgctaattctatgtttaattttttaagtatcCGCCATACTATTTTTACACAGTGGCTGTAGCATGTTATACTCTACCAGCAGTGCAAAAAGAGTTCCGcagtgcactttttttttttttgagagttccCATCCTAATAGAtatgaggtggtatttcattgtgttttttatttccatttccataatgattaatgatgttgagcatcttctctcATGCTTGTTGACCATTAGTatatgttctttggagaaatgtctgttctagTCCTTTGCCCGTTTTTAATCTGATTGGTTTTTGGTGAGTTGTAGTTCTTTAAATcctatatgatttgcaaatattttctcccattctgtggattgccttttcactctgttgattgtgtcctttgatgaatagacatttaaattttgatggagttaattttgtaatttttcttttgttgcctgtgcttttggtgtcatctaGGAAATCATTGCTGAATCCAATATCATAAAGCTTCTcttatgtttccttctaagagttttatagttttaattcttacctttaggtgtttgatccattgAGTTAATGTTTGgtatgatgtcagaggagggtccagcttcattcttttgcatgtgaatatctgGTTTTCTCAACAGCATTCGTTGAAAAGTTTGTCCTTTCCCCCACGGGAtggtcttggcacctttgtcGGTAATTTTTTACTGTATTTGCAAGGGTTTATTTGGGGGCTCATTGTATTGcattcatttatgtttctttatgccagtaccacattatttagctttttatagtaagttttgaaatcaggaagtggtAGTCTCTAACTTTGTCTATTTTATGATTGCTTTAGATGTTTAAGGTCCCTTGATAGTctttatgaattttaggatggatttttctatttttgcaaaattcaactgggattttgatagggattacattatATATGTGGATCACATTGGGTAGTATGGACCTCTTAACAATTATAAGTGTTCCAGTTCATGATTATAAGATATCTTTCCATtcagttgtgtttttaatttctttcagcaatgttttgtagttttgtagTAAACAAGTCTTGCCTTTGTGGTTAAGtgtattcctaagtgttttattttctgtggctATTGTAAttggaattgttttaattttcttgtctgattattcattgttagtgtgtagaaatgcagctgatttttgtctcttgattttgtatcctgcaactttgctgagttagtttattctcttttctttggaatttttaaggttttctatatgtaAGATTAGGTCATCTGAAAACaggtagttttacttcttcttttacaatttggatgtcttttgtttcgttttcttgccttattgctttGGCTGGGACTtcccagtactatgttgaatagaagttgTAAGAGCGGGCATCCTTGTGTTGAATCCTTGTATTCCAGGAGTAAAGCCCACTTGGTCAAGGTGAATTgtttgctactgtgtttccccgaaaaataagatctagctggaccgtcagctctaatgtgtcttttggagcaaaaattaatataagacctcgtcttacagtaaaataagaccgggtcttatataataacataatataacataatatagcatagtatgatgtgatgtgatataatactaggtcttatattaatttttgctccaaaagacgtatttattagagctgattgtccggctacgtcttatttttggggaaacagggtagtatttGGTAAGGATtattgcatctgtattcatcagggatattgttCTGTCTGGCTTCGGTATCAGCataatgctggccttgtagaatgtttttattctttaatgaGATGATCAGTCAAATGTGTCCATTAAAGGAGACAGAGTTTCAGAAAAACATGGTAGGGGCAGTATCTACAGGCTCAGAAATGTTTTCTAAGGTGTCAAAATAACTTAATacacagaaagtaaaaatatgtaatacatagtgtaaatttggaagtgttccctcctcttcagtttttttggaagagcttgaggagaattggtgttaattctttaaatgtttggtagaattcgccTGTGAAGCAATCTGATCCTGAGCTTtgctttgttgggaggtttttgattactgattcaatttccttaccagATAGATATAGGTCTGTTTATATCATCTGCCTGATTAATTTCTTGGTAGGGTGTGTGTTTCCAGGAATTCATTTCATGTAGCTTATCTAACTGGTTGATAGTACAATTGTTTATAGTATTTaacaatcctttttatttctgtaaaataagttgtaatgtctttcatttctatttttagtcTTCCACTGTGatcagaaaagatactttgtatgatttcaatattttataatctctatatagattattttataatctatatATAATCTAAGTCTCTTTTTATGGCCTAACGTGGTCtttcctggagaatgttccatatgtAGTTGAgcattgtgttgtttttgttgggTGGAATGTTGTGTATCTGTTAGGTCTAAGTAGTAGGTTCAAGTCCTCTattttctcccccctcccccatgttTTAAGGTATATTTTTGTTTACAAAGCTAGGTACACTTTTTTCACGAAAATGAGTAATCTGATTACTCATTTTTgtgaaaaagtatataaatacatGAGTGTTACAGGAAATTCTATATAGTAAAACACTAGAAATTGATACGGTAAACATTTGCTACTTTTTCCTATGGCAATACTACTGTCATTTAAAGCTTAAATACTGGTTTTAACTATCCCCTATAAAATAACTACTAAAatgctgaaaattaatttttctatgaaCAAGATTGGTATATTAAAAATAGATTCAGCACATTCTTATAATAA
Above is a window of Rhinolophus sinicus isolate RSC01 linkage group LG12, ASM3656204v1, whole genome shotgun sequence DNA encoding:
- the COX6C gene encoding cytochrome c oxidase subunit 6C gives rise to the protein MSSSALAKPQMRGLLAKRLRFHIVGAVLVSLGVAAFYKFAVAEPRKKAYADFYRNYDSMKDFEEMRKAGIFQSAK